A portion of the Polaribacter cellanae genome contains these proteins:
- a CDS encoding transposase, with protein MSEQSKGRNYLFSPKGRLGLMFLKHYANCSDRKLIEQLNSNLDYQFFCDIELGFERLTNYKIVSQIRCELAEKLDINSIEKILFNSWKNEIENPNQIVMDATCYESEVRYPSIQKLLWESVHWLYNQLRKTCSILGVKMIRSKYIKWKKRYQGFSKMRRKTKSKRISLTRGLLNLLSKFINFEKELSENHNIEFIALYYKRINTIQRIYKQQKDHFDTGEKIKDRIVSIQKDYIRPIVRGKEVKPVEFGAKVNKVQIDGISFIEHINFNAFHEGNRFIQTVQKAQGLTRKKVKIAGADKIYATNKNRKHCSSKNIETDFIPKGKKPKNHKEKKQLRAIIAKERATRLEGSFGKDKEYYHLRKIKAKTKKNEILWIFFGIHTGNALEIGRRKIAKTAQQVV; from the coding sequence ATTTCTGAACAATCAAAAGGGAGAAACTATCTTTTTAGTCCTAAAGGAAGACTAGGTTTAATGTTTTTAAAACATTATGCTAATTGTTCAGATAGAAAATTGATTGAGCAACTAAACTCGAATTTAGACTATCAATTTTTCTGTGATATAGAACTAGGTTTTGAACGCTTAACAAACTATAAAATAGTGAGCCAAATACGTTGTGAATTAGCAGAGAAACTCGATATTAATTCCATAGAAAAAATTCTATTCAACTCTTGGAAAAACGAAATTGAAAACCCCAATCAAATTGTAATGGATGCTACTTGTTATGAAAGTGAAGTTCGTTACCCTAGCATCCAAAAATTACTTTGGGAGTCGGTTCATTGGTTGTACAATCAATTACGTAAAACCTGCTCTATATTAGGGGTTAAAATGATTAGAAGTAAATATATCAAGTGGAAAAAACGTTATCAAGGATTTAGTAAAATGCGAAGAAAAACCAAGTCGAAACGTATTTCATTAACCCGAGGTTTACTCAATCTGTTAAGTAAATTTATCAACTTTGAAAAAGAGTTGTCAGAAAATCACAATATTGAGTTTATAGCTTTGTATTATAAGCGAATAAATACAATTCAAAGGATTTACAAACAACAAAAAGATCATTTTGATACAGGAGAAAAAATCAAAGATAGAATTGTAAGCATTCAAAAGGATTATATTCGTCCTATTGTTCGAGGAAAGGAAGTAAAACCTGTTGAATTTGGAGCAAAAGTTAACAAAGTTCAAATTGATGGAATTAGCTTTATCGAACATATTAACTTTAATGCATTTCATGAAGGAAATCGTTTTATTCAAACAGTCCAAAAAGCACAAGGATTAACTCGAAAAAAAGTAAAAATAGCTGGAGCAGATAAAATTTATGCCACCAATAAAAATAGAAAACACTGTAGTTCTAAGAACATAGAAACAGACTTTATCCCCAAGGGAAAAAAGCCGAAAAATCATAAAGAAAAAAAGCAACTTAGAGCTATTATCGCAAAAGAAAGAGCTACAAGATTAGAAGGTTCTTTTGGAAAGGATAAAGAATATTATCACTTACGAAAAATAAAAGCCAAAACTAAAAAGAATGAAATTCTATGGATATTCTTTGGAATACACACAGGGAATGCTCTTGAAATTGGCCGAAGAAAAATAGCTAAAACAGCACAACAAGTAGTCTAA
- a CDS encoding bifunctional nuclease family protein — MSLIKLTIKGISYSQTQSGAYALVLSEMEGTRTLPIIIGAFEAQSIAIALEKEIRPPRPLTHDLFKTFSDRFLITIKEVIIHKLVDGVFFSSLICEREGVEEAIDTRTSDAIAIAVRFQAPIYTYENILDKAGVYLKIEEELAINETTDIESNTIDIEDLESNTVKSNFSNLSIPELNEQLNKAVEDENYELAAKIRDEISKRS, encoded by the coding sequence ATGAGTTTAATAAAATTAACGATAAAAGGAATTTCTTACAGTCAAACTCAAAGTGGAGCTTATGCTTTAGTTTTAAGTGAAATGGAAGGAACAAGAACATTACCAATAATAATTGGAGCATTTGAAGCACAATCTATTGCCATCGCTTTAGAAAAAGAAATTCGACCACCAAGACCATTAACACACGATTTATTCAAAACATTTTCCGATCGGTTTTTAATTACCATTAAAGAAGTAATTATTCATAAATTGGTAGATGGCGTCTTCTTTTCCAGTTTGATTTGCGAAAGAGAAGGAGTAGAAGAAGCAATAGATACAAGAACATCAGATGCAATTGCAATCGCAGTTCGTTTTCAAGCACCAATTTATACATACGAAAATATTTTAGACAAGGCAGGAGTTTATCTAAAAATAGAAGAAGAGTTGGCGATTAACGAAACTACAGATATCGAAAGCAATACAATAGATATCGAAGATTTAGAATCGAACACTGTAAAAAGTAACTTTTCAAATTTATCGATTCCCGAATTAAACGAGCAACTAAATAAAGCTGTAGAAGACGAAAATTACGAATTAGCAGCTAAAATTAGAGATGAAATTAGCAAACGCTCATAA
- a CDS encoding DNA-3-methyladenine glycosylase I has protein sequence MKNRCFWVTDSELYKDYHDKEWGTPVFDDATLFEFLILETFQAGLSWITILNKRENFKKAFDNFDYQKIAKYPESKYESLLQDAGIIRNKLKIRSAITNAQLFMEVQKEFGSFSKFIWSYVDGKPIINKFNKKEEVPATTPLSDKISKDLKKRGFKFVGSTVMYAYMQAVGMVNDHTTDCFKYPN, from the coding sequence ATGAAAAATAGGTGTTTTTGGGTTACAGACAGCGAATTGTATAAAGATTATCATGATAAAGAGTGGGGAACACCCGTTTTTGATGACGCAACTTTGTTCGAATTTTTAATTTTAGAAACTTTTCAGGCGGGTTTAAGTTGGATTACCATTTTAAATAAAAGAGAAAATTTTAAAAAAGCATTCGATAATTTCGACTATCAAAAAATCGCAAAATATCCCGAAAGCAAATACGAATCTCTTTTGCAAGATGCAGGAATCATCAGAAATAAATTAAAAATAAGAAGTGCCATTACAAACGCACAATTATTTATGGAAGTGCAAAAAGAATTTGGCTCGTTTTCTAAATTTATTTGGAGTTATGTAGATGGAAAACCAATTATTAATAAATTTAATAAAAAAGAAGAAGTTCCTGCAACAACACCTTTGTCGGATAAAATTTCGAAAGATTTAAAAAAACGAGGCTTTAAATTTGTTGGTTCTACAGTTATGTATGCATATATGCAAGCTGTTGGAATGGTAAACGACCACACAACAGATTGTTTTAAATATCCTAATTAA
- a CDS encoding isoamylase early set domain-containing protein, protein MAIKKQFLKNKPVCKVTFTVPSENAYNVAVVGSFNDWNAASTPLKKLKNGSFKGTVNLETGNSYEFRYLVDGKFVNEAEADAFAWNDYAGAENCVIKL, encoded by the coding sequence ATGGCTATTAAAAAACAATTTTTAAAAAACAAACCAGTTTGTAAAGTAACTTTTACAGTACCCTCTGAAAATGCATATAATGTAGCAGTAGTTGGTAGTTTTAACGATTGGAATGCAGCATCTACTCCTTTAAAAAAATTAAAAAATGGTTCTTTTAAAGGAACTGTTAATTTAGAAACAGGCAATTCTTACGAGTTTAGATATTTAGTAGATGGTAAATTCGTAAACGAAGCAGAAGCAGATGCTTTCGCTTGGAACGATTATGCTGGCGCAGAAAACTGTGTTATAAAACTATAA
- a CDS encoding NupC/NupG family nucleoside CNT transporter, translating into MKKLLVALFCFLSVNVFSQTADPLAKGIIESEGFTFSSLWRGVLGMFVLIVVSFLFSSNKKAIDWKKVGIGLALQLIIAIGVLKVKFIQVIFDFVGSIFIEILEYTKAGSKFLFAGMVGDMNTFGYIFAFQVLPTIIFFSALTSLLFYLGVIQKIVKVLAKVLSKFLGISGMESLSVAGNIFLGQTEAPLLIKAYLEKMNKSEMLLVMIGGMATVAGAVLAAYIGFLGGGDKELELIFAKHLLAASVMAAPGAIVISKILYPQTEKVNTDVTVSQEKIGSNVLDAIANGTTEGLRLAVNVGAMLLVFVAIIAMINGILGGIGSFNGIEYFSWNFTSLNEIIAANSSYKALSLEFILGTIFAPLMWLIGVNSADVSMMGQLLGIKLAASEFVGYIQLAELKNVANVVHLNYEKSVIMATYMLCGFANFASIGIQIGGIGSLAPGQRKTLSEFGIKALIGGTIASLMSATIAGMIIG; encoded by the coding sequence ATGAAAAAATTATTAGTTGCCTTGTTTTGTTTCTTGTCTGTAAATGTGTTTTCACAAACAGCAGATCCACTTGCTAAAGGAATTATCGAAAGCGAAGGTTTTACGTTTAGTAGCCTTTGGCGAGGTGTTTTAGGAATGTTTGTTTTAATCGTAGTTTCATTCTTATTTAGCTCCAATAAAAAAGCAATTGATTGGAAAAAAGTTGGAATTGGATTAGCACTTCAATTAATAATTGCAATTGGAGTTTTAAAAGTAAAATTTATACAAGTAATTTTCGATTTTGTAGGAAGTATTTTTATAGAAATATTAGAATATACCAAAGCAGGAAGTAAGTTCCTATTCGCAGGTATGGTTGGCGATATGAATACTTTTGGGTACATTTTTGCTTTTCAGGTATTGCCAACAATTATTTTCTTTTCTGCATTAACATCTTTACTCTTTTATTTAGGTGTTATTCAAAAAATAGTAAAAGTATTGGCGAAAGTTTTGTCTAAATTCTTAGGAATTTCTGGAATGGAAAGCCTGTCTGTTGCAGGAAATATTTTCTTAGGACAAACAGAAGCACCACTTTTAATAAAAGCGTATTTAGAAAAGATGAATAAATCTGAAATGCTTTTAGTAATGATTGGTGGAATGGCAACTGTTGCTGGTGCAGTTTTAGCAGCATATATTGGGTTCTTAGGTGGAGGAGATAAAGAATTAGAACTTATTTTTGCGAAACATTTATTGGCAGCTTCTGTAATGGCGGCTCCAGGTGCGATTGTAATTTCTAAAATATTGTATCCACAAACAGAAAAGGTAAATACAGATGTAACTGTTTCACAAGAAAAAATAGGTTCTAACGTTTTAGATGCCATTGCAAACGGAACAACAGAAGGTTTACGATTGGCAGTAAATGTGGGAGCAATGTTGTTAGTTTTTGTTGCTATTATTGCAATGATAAACGGAATTTTAGGTGGTATTGGGAGTTTTAACGGAATCGAATATTTTAGTTGGAATTTTACTTCTTTAAACGAAATTATCGCAGCAAACTCCTCTTACAAAGCATTGTCTTTAGAATTTATTTTAGGAACTATTTTTGCACCACTAATGTGGTTAATTGGAGTAAATTCAGCAGATGTTTCAATGATGGGCCAATTGTTAGGAATCAAACTAGCTGCCAGTGAATTTGTTGGATATATCCAATTAGCAGAATTAAAAAATGTTGCAAATGTAGTACACTTAAATTACGAGAAATCTGTAATTATGGCGACTTACATGTTGTGTGGTTTTGCGAATTTTGCCTCTATTGGAATACAAATTGGAGGAATTGGTTCTTTAGCTCCAGGACAACGAAAAACATTATCAGAATTTGGCATAAAAGCCTTAATTGGAGGAACCATTGCTTCTTTAATGTCTGCAACAATTGCAGGAATGATTATTGGGTAA
- a CDS encoding SDR family NAD(P)-dependent oxidoreductase, producing MKNVIVFGATSGIGKRLTELLVKDGYKVAITERRLEKLMEVKNQFPNHILVKQNDIQEVDTVEIVFNEIVAEFKTIDLVVQSSEVAYINPKLEWTKEKQSINTNVLGVTKLYILVYNLFKKQQFGHLVGVSSIASIRGNRSAPVYFASKAYQKAYLESLYIKTKTIKSKKVFITKIRPEFLDTTMALAGDLFWLVPLEKATNQIYTVIKNKKRVSYVSKRWRLVA from the coding sequence ATGAAGAATGTCATCGTTTTTGGAGCAACTTCAGGAATAGGAAAAAGGTTAACCGAACTTTTGGTGAAAGACGGGTACAAAGTAGCCATTACAGAAAGAAGATTAGAGAAATTGATGGAAGTGAAAAATCAATTTCCAAATCATATTTTAGTAAAACAAAACGACATTCAAGAAGTAGATACTGTAGAGATTGTTTTCAACGAAATTGTTGCTGAATTTAAAACGATAGATTTGGTGGTGCAATCTTCTGAAGTTGCATATATAAACCCAAAATTAGAATGGACTAAAGAGAAGCAAAGCATAAACACCAATGTTTTAGGCGTTACAAAGTTGTATATTTTAGTATATAATTTATTTAAAAAACAACAATTTGGGCATTTAGTTGGAGTTTCGTCCATAGCATCTATAAGAGGAAATCGATCTGCACCTGTTTATTTTGCTTCAAAAGCCTATCAAAAAGCATATTTAGAAAGTTTATATATTAAGACGAAAACGATAAAATCTAAAAAAGTTTTTATCACGAAAATAAGACCAGAATTTTTAGATACAACCATGGCCTTGGCAGGCGATCTTTTTTGGTTGGTTCCATTAGAAAAAGCAACTAATCAAATTTATACAGTTATAAAAAATAAAAAACGAGTTTCTTACGTTTCCAAACGTTGGAGATTGGTGGCTTAG
- a CDS encoding nucleoside triphosphate pyrophosphohydrolase family protein produces the protein MKNKIAAIHAFHTAFKLNIQDTATVNISDERKKLRFELMKEENEEYLEAAQNNDLVEVADALGDMLYILCGTIIEHGMQDKIEEIFNEIQRSNMSKLGKDGKPIYREDGKVLKGPNYFKPNIKEILDR, from the coding sequence ATGAAAAATAAAATAGCAGCAATTCATGCATTTCACACGGCTTTTAAATTGAATATCCAAGATACAGCAACTGTAAATATTTCTGACGAAAGAAAAAAATTACGTTTCGAATTGATGAAGGAAGAGAACGAAGAATATTTAGAGGCAGCACAAAATAATGATTTAGTAGAAGTTGCAGATGCTTTGGGAGATATGTTATATATTTTATGTGGAACGATTATAGAACATGGAATGCAAGATAAAATAGAAGAGATTTTTAATGAAATACAACGTTCTAATATGAGTAAATTGGGCAAAGATGGAAAGCCAATCTATAGAGAAGATGGTAAAGTTTTAAAAGGTCCAAATTACTTTAAACCAAATATTAAAGAGATTTTGGATAGATAG
- a CDS encoding DUF2490 domain-containing protein: MKHILIILFLIPIAVFGQSKTVKQSNSSWNSVIIDYRINNQFYLKNEAHFRRTNFLEDWQQILIRPSIHYNLNKSVDFAVGYTFAKNYRETHNFNENDVWEQVMLSHVSGKSNFKHRFRLEQRFIDQFVQQPNASFTKNGTDFKTRFRYRFTWGMPLFKVTDTKKVNITAFDEIWLNTGTGIVPESLNQNWFYVGLSYPIFKNASLGMGYLNDYAPAGVNTFRNNNILQTTLKYHL; this comes from the coding sequence TTGAAACACATATTAATTATACTATTTTTAATACCTATAGCGGTATTTGGGCAGAGTAAAACAGTAAAACAAAGCAATAGTTCTTGGAATTCTGTTATTATAGATTATCGTATCAACAATCAATTTTACTTGAAAAATGAAGCCCATTTTAGAAGGACTAATTTTTTAGAGGATTGGCAACAAATTTTAATAAGACCTTCCATTCATTATAATCTAAATAAATCAGTTGATTTTGCAGTAGGTTACACCTTTGCTAAAAACTATAGAGAAACTCATAATTTTAATGAAAATGATGTTTGGGAGCAAGTAATGTTATCACATGTGTCTGGAAAATCAAATTTTAAACATCGTTTTAGGTTAGAGCAACGTTTTATAGACCAATTTGTACAACAGCCCAATGCTAGTTTTACTAAAAATGGCACAGATTTTAAAACGCGTTTTAGATATCGATTTACTTGGGGAATGCCATTATTTAAAGTTACTGACACTAAAAAAGTGAATATCACTGCATTTGATGAAATTTGGTTGAACACTGGTACTGGAATAGTGCCAGAATCTTTAAATCAAAACTGGTTTTATGTAGGATTGTCTTACCCAATATTTAAAAATGCATCGTTAGGTATGGGATACTTAAATGACTATGCACCAGCTGGTGTAAATACTTTTAGAAACAATAATATATTACAAACAACATTAAAATATCACCTATAA
- a CDS encoding DUF6146 family protein produces the protein MKVLKYTLLLTIFSCCFWACGSSPIKKQDTQEEQPVVIANDSLEYEIIIIDPGFNLFLNSVAQPEGFYTQQYLEARNRVWVTTWNIRAQNPSRFNNNIYENIIDYQPNINYGYEVNYKLFNYFLFAQRKYKMNLGGGFRSGRIN, from the coding sequence ATGAAAGTTTTAAAATACACTTTATTGTTAACCATCTTTTCCTGCTGCTTTTGGGCTTGTGGTTCTTCTCCAATAAAAAAACAAGATACCCAAGAAGAACAACCTGTGGTAATTGCCAATGATAGTTTAGAATACGAAATTATAATTATAGATCCTGGTTTTAATTTATTCCTAAATTCTGTTGCGCAACCAGAAGGTTTTTATACACAACAATATTTAGAAGCTAGAAATAGAGTTTGGGTTACCACTTGGAATATTAGAGCGCAAAACCCATCACGTTTTAATAATAATATTTACGAAAACATTATTGATTATCAGCCAAATATAAATTATGGCTATGAAGTAAATTACAAACTTTTTAACTATTTTTTATTCGCACAAAGAAAGTATAAGATGAATTTAGGTGGTGGTTTTCGGTCTGGCAGAATTAATTAA
- a CDS encoding dihydrofolate reductase has product MITIIAAIAKNNALGKNNDLIWHLPADLKRFKKVTTGHHILMGRNTFESIGKPLPNRTTIIITRNNNYFKDGCFVANSIEEAIELAKDDSEIYIIGGAQIYKQAIANNLVDQLDITLVHHEFKADVYFPEIDPKVWKEVSREDFKADDKNKYDYSFVSYQKV; this is encoded by the coding sequence ATGATTACAATAATTGCTGCTATTGCTAAAAATAATGCTTTAGGGAAAAACAACGATTTAATTTGGCATTTACCTGCAGATTTAAAGAGATTTAAAAAGGTTACTACTGGTCATCATATTTTAATGGGTAGAAATACATTTGAGTCAATTGGAAAACCATTGCCAAATCGTACTACAATTATTATTACCAGAAATAATAATTATTTTAAAGATGGTTGTTTTGTAGCAAATAGCATTGAAGAGGCTATTGAATTAGCAAAAGACGATTCTGAAATTTATATTATTGGAGGTGCACAAATCTATAAACAAGCAATTGCAAATAACTTAGTAGATCAATTAGATATAACTTTGGTACATCACGAATTTAAAGCAGATGTTTATTTTCCAGAAATAGACCCAAAAGTTTGGAAAGAAGTTTCAAGAGAAGATTTTAAAGCCGATGACAAAAACAAATACGACTATAGCTTTGTGAGTTATCAGAAGGTTTAA
- a CDS encoding thymidylate synthase: MKQYHDLVKHVLENGNEKGDRTGTGTKSVFGHQMRFDLSEGFPMVTTKKLHLKSIVYELLWFIKGDTNIKYLQENGVRIWNEWADENGDLGPVYGHQWRNWNSDDIDQLKEVISTLKKNPNSRRMLVSAWNPSVLPDTSVSFSENVKKGKAALPPCHAFFQFYVADGKLSCQLYQRSADIFLGVPFNIASYALFTMMMAQVCGYKAGEFIHTFGDAHIYNNHIEQLELQLSREIRALPKMKINPEITSIFDFDFEDFELIDYNPHPHIKGKVAI; the protein is encoded by the coding sequence ATGAAACAATACCACGATTTAGTAAAACACGTTTTAGAGAACGGAAACGAAAAAGGAGATAGAACAGGAACTGGAACAAAGAGTGTTTTTGGACATCAAATGCGTTTCGATTTAAGCGAGGGTTTTCCAATGGTTACCACAAAGAAATTACACTTAAAATCGATTGTTTACGAATTACTTTGGTTTATTAAAGGAGATACAAATATTAAGTATTTGCAAGAAAATGGTGTTAGAATTTGGAATGAATGGGCAGACGAAAATGGCGATTTAGGACCAGTTTACGGACATCAATGGCGTAATTGGAATAGCGATGATATCGATCAATTAAAAGAAGTAATTTCAACATTAAAAAAGAATCCGAATTCGAGAAGAATGTTAGTTTCTGCTTGGAATCCTTCTGTTTTACCAGATACTTCTGTTTCATTTTCAGAAAATGTAAAAAAAGGAAAAGCAGCATTACCTCCTTGCCATGCATTTTTTCAATTTTATGTAGCAGATGGTAAATTATCTTGTCAGTTATATCAAAGAAGTGCAGATATCTTTTTAGGAGTTCCTTTTAACATTGCTAGTTATGCATTATTTACAATGATGATGGCACAAGTTTGTGGTTATAAAGCAGGAGAATTTATCCATACTTTTGGCGACGCTCATATTTACAACAATCATATAGAACAGTTAGAATTACAATTATCCAGAGAAATTAGAGCTTTACCAAAAATGAAAATTAATCCAGAAATAACAAGCATTTTCGATTTCGATTTCGAAGATTTTGAGTTGATAGATTATAACCCTCATCCTCATATTAAAGGAAAAGTTGCAATATAA
- a CDS encoding electron transfer flavoprotein subunit alpha/FixB family protein: MSVLVFADSTDGKFKKTAFEVVSYGKKVAEQLSSNLVVLTINANDVSQLYTYGAEKVLTVSSDNLSTFNAKGYASAIKQAAEATDANVVIVDSSIDGLYVAPLVAVALEAGYASNVVAAPLSTAPFTVKRKAFSNKAFANTTISTENKVVGVAKNSFGIHENPVSGTSENFNVNISDADLAVKSEKIDKVTGKVTIADADIVVSAGRGLKGPENWGMVEELAEVLGAATACSKPVSDLGWRPHSEHVGQTGKPVASNLYIAIGISGAIQHLAGINASKVKLVINTDPEAPFFKAADYGVVGDAFEVVPKLIEKLKAFKAS, from the coding sequence ATGTCAGTTTTAGTTTTTGCCGATTCAACAGACGGAAAATTTAAGAAAACAGCTTTCGAAGTAGTTTCTTACGGAAAAAAAGTAGCAGAACAATTAAGTAGCAACTTGGTTGTTTTAACAATAAATGCAAACGATGTTTCGCAACTATATACCTATGGAGCAGAAAAAGTATTAACAGTTTCTAGCGATAATTTATCAACATTTAATGCAAAAGGATACGCTTCAGCAATAAAACAAGCAGCAGAAGCAACCGATGCAAATGTTGTAATTGTAGATTCTAGTATCGATGGTTTATATGTAGCGCCTTTAGTGGCAGTTGCTTTAGAAGCTGGTTATGCTTCTAACGTAGTTGCAGCGCCTTTAAGTACAGCACCATTTACAGTAAAAAGAAAAGCATTTTCGAACAAAGCGTTTGCAAATACTACGATTTCTACTGAAAACAAGGTAGTAGGAGTTGCTAAAAACTCATTTGGAATTCACGAAAACCCAGTCTCTGGAACTTCAGAAAATTTTAATGTAAACATTTCTGATGCAGATTTAGCAGTAAAATCAGAAAAAATAGATAAAGTAACAGGAAAAGTAACCATTGCAGATGCAGATATTGTTGTTTCTGCAGGAAGAGGTTTAAAAGGTCCAGAAAACTGGGGAATGGTTGAAGAATTAGCAGAAGTCTTAGGCGCTGCAACAGCTTGTTCTAAACCAGTTTCCGATTTAGGTTGGAGACCACATTCAGAGCATGTTGGGCAAACAGGAAAACCAGTAGCTTCGAACTTGTATATCGCGATTGGAATTTCAGGTGCCATTCAACATTTGGCAGGAATAAATGCTTCAAAAGTAAAGTTAGTAATCAACACAGATCCAGAAGCCCCATTTTTTAAAGCAGCAGATTATGGCGTTGTTGGAGACGCTTTTGAGGTGGTTCCAAAATTGATTGAAAAATTGAAAGCTTTTAAAGCTTCGTAG